In one window of Thermodesulfobacteriota bacterium DNA:
- a CDS encoding UDP-2,3-diacylglucosamine diphosphatase, with protein sequence MKTVFVADAHLKGEGDPHQASLVGFLDSIDSGNLAILGDLFDFWTGSNSVVERAYRPVLESLLRLRKRGVGIIYFEGNHDFRMGPFFTNDLGAKVCPGMEEISMDGKRFLAGHGDTVSMTTGYRLWRAYLRSPLFRAMAVAATPGGVWAIAGMLSRKSRGNALRYGSSGNITESVLRKFAAEKIAGGFDAVVLGHSHEPGVHAIESGGRKGVYANPGSFASRGTYLVYEKGVFSVKSWKASC encoded by the coding sequence ATGAAGACGGTCTTTGTGGCTGACGCCCACCTGAAGGGCGAAGGCGACCCGCACCAGGCAAGCCTTGTAGGGTTTCTGGATTCCATCGATTCCGGGAATCTCGCTATCCTCGGCGACCTTTTCGATTTCTGGACCGGCTCGAATAGCGTTGTTGAGAGGGCCTACAGGCCGGTCCTGGAAAGCCTCCTGCGCCTCCGGAAGCGGGGTGTCGGGATCATCTACTTCGAAGGCAACCACGACTTCAGAATGGGCCCTTTCTTCACGAACGACCTCGGGGCGAAGGTCTGTCCCGGCATGGAAGAGATCTCAATGGACGGAAAAAGGTTTCTTGCGGGCCACGGGGACACTGTCTCAATGACGACGGGCTACAGGCTTTGGAGGGCGTATCTCAGAAGCCCGCTTTTCAGGGCAATGGCCGTTGCCGCGACCCCCGGGGGCGTATGGGCCATAGCAGGCATGCTCTCCAGAAAGAGCAGGGGAAACGCCCTCAGGTACGGCTCATCCGGGAACATCACGGAATCGGTTCTCAGAAAATTCGCTGCCGAGAAGATAGCGGGCGGGTTTGATGCGGTGGTCCTGGGCCATTCCCACGAGCCGGGCGTGCATGCAATCGAATCCGGCGGGAGAAAAGGCGTTTACGCGAACCCGGGAAGCTTTGCTTCCCGGGGCACCTATCTCGTTTACGAGAAGGGAGTGTTCAGCGTAAAGAGCTGGAAGGCTTCATGCTGA
- a CDS encoding YheU family protein produces the protein MEIPYHLLTDDALTGLIEEFVTREGTDYGPGVYTLQEKTAQVRQQLEKGLAVIVYDEHNGSCSIVAVDRHAPAKAGR, from the coding sequence ATGGAGATACCATATCATCTTCTTACGGATGACGCGCTTACCGGGCTCATAGAGGAGTTCGTCACGAGGGAGGGCACTGACTACGGCCCGGGAGTCTATACCCTTCAAGAGAAAACCGCACAGGTCAGGCAACAGCTCGAAAAGGGGCTGGCTGTCATAGTGTATGACGAGCACAACGGGAGCTGCAGCATAGTGGCGGTTGATCGGCATGCGCCAGCAAAGGCTGGCCGATAA
- a CDS encoding RDD family protein — protein MTDGYVYMGTETVPFQKAEALERFLAKFIDLLITCAFFAFPTFVGPLAALTYILISDGIWGGQSLGKRVIGLRAVLAETGEPCDFKRSIIRNSPFALLIVFWFIVGWIPYLGKLLFLAATLAVGAFELVLVYTDERGARFGDRVAGTVVAVSKK, from the coding sequence GTGACTGATGGTTATGTATATATGGGAACCGAAACAGTGCCCTTCCAGAAGGCCGAGGCGCTCGAGCGGTTCCTCGCGAAGTTCATAGACCTCCTCATAACCTGCGCCTTTTTCGCCTTCCCGACCTTCGTGGGGCCGCTCGCGGCCCTGACATACATCCTCATCTCCGACGGCATATGGGGCGGGCAGAGCCTCGGCAAGCGAGTCATAGGACTCAGGGCCGTTCTGGCTGAGACAGGCGAACCGTGCGACTTCAAGAGGTCGATAATCCGGAACTCGCCATTCGCGCTCCTCATCGTATTCTGGTTTATTGTCGGCTGGATACCCTATCTCGGGAAGCTCCTGTTCCTTGCGGCCACGCTCGCAGTAGGCGCATTCGAGCTGGTCCTCGTCTACACTGACGAACGGGGGGCCAGGTTCGGGGACAGGGTGGCGGGGACGGTTGTGGCCGTCTCGAAGAAATAG
- a CDS encoding DUF4177 domain-containing protein, with product MLRYKVVELSTVTDETIEGALNSLTPEGWRLESLHFAMRDSSKRPSMAFLLFTREEAEREAAEGGDSD from the coding sequence ATGCTCAGGTACAAGGTCGTAGAGCTCTCGACAGTAACCGACGAGACAATCGAAGGGGCGCTCAACTCGCTTACACCGGAAGGCTGGAGGCTCGAGAGCCTCCATTTCGCCATGAGGGATTCCTCGAAGAGGCCGTCCATGGCCTTTCTCCTTTTCACGCGCGAGGAGGCGGAAAGGGAAGCCGCAGAAGGAGGCGACAGTGACTGA
- a CDS encoding chlorite dismutase family protein, translated as MTENEKPGHPGRHHGGAPGAKPPGGGGIDLEALVDVSEKGGMKDGVRQRLNRRLFVQLNVFTRCKDPKPLIKSIEKAGIEAALYLDIHDPQGVGLVTMSQDPEFFTTALREMLNGPGFGELELRREYSMLGRTYGLGHEEDLEDWLLKRTRRVVLNADWPWAVWYPLRRTGEFARLPKEEQAAMLMEHGVIGRAFGKADLGHDVRLVSNGLDQNDNDFVIGLIGNELHPLSALVQTMRGTRQTSAYIQEMGPFFVGRAAYQSPMKAE; from the coding sequence ATGACTGAAAATGAGAAGCCCGGACATCCTGGAAGGCACCACGGAGGCGCGCCTGGCGCGAAGCCGCCCGGGGGCGGGGGCATCGACCTCGAAGCCCTCGTGGATGTAAGCGAAAAGGGCGGCATGAAGGACGGGGTGCGCCAGCGCCTCAACAGGCGCCTTTTCGTCCAGCTGAACGTCTTCACCCGCTGCAAGGACCCAAAACCTCTGATAAAATCAATTGAGAAAGCCGGTATCGAGGCGGCTCTCTACCTCGACATCCACGACCCGCAGGGCGTAGGCCTCGTCACCATGAGCCAGGACCCGGAATTTTTCACGACCGCGCTCAGGGAGATGCTGAACGGCCCCGGTTTCGGGGAACTCGAGCTCCGGCGCGAGTATTCGATGCTCGGCCGCACCTACGGCCTCGGTCATGAGGAAGACCTCGAGGACTGGCTGCTTAAAAGGACCAGGCGTGTGGTCCTTAACGCCGACTGGCCCTGGGCGGTCTGGTATCCGCTCCGGAGGACCGGCGAGTTCGCCCGGCTCCCGAAGGAGGAGCAGGCGGCAATGCTTATGGAGCACGGCGTAATCGGCAGGGCATTCGGGAAGGCCGACCTTGGCCACGACGTAAGGCTCGTCTCCAACGGGCTCGACCAGAACGACAACGACTTCGTAATCGGGCTCATCGGAAACGAGCTCCACCCCCTTTCCGCTCTCGTGCAGACGATGAGGGGGACAAGGCAGACCTCGGCATACATCCAGGAGATGGGGCCCTTTTTTGTGGGGAGGGCCGCATACCAGAGCCCGATGAAGGCGGAATGA
- the ahbD gene encoding heme b synthase, protein MHGSMPKGHPHEVPGMKGGHGHGHPGGHPGGHGGGHNQNDKSGGRKWLPKLIAWELTRSCNLDCIHCRAAARFGPYPNELTTEECFKFLDDVASFSNPIMIMTGGEPMLRDDIWDIAKYGTKLGLRMVMAPCGFLVTEETARKMIESGIQRVSFSIDGATAESHDNFRRVPGAFASVMTAIENVKKVGLPFQVNTTITRHNLAELPKILELVISLGAVAHHPFLLVPTGRGAQLKDQEISPEEYEKSLSWFYEMRDRVPLQFKPTCAPHYYRIFRQKEREKGVTVTPETHGLDAMSKGCMGGQSFAFVSNTGKVQICGFLDVECGDIRKEPFHVVWDNSKVFQEMRAWDDYNGRCGYCEFRKVCGGCRARAFAFTGDYMDEEPFCTYQPSDAAKKAHAERHGEKV, encoded by the coding sequence ATGCACGGCAGCATGCCAAAAGGCCATCCCCACGAGGTGCCAGGTATGAAGGGAGGGCACGGCCACGGACATCCTGGTGGACATCCCGGCGGCCACGGAGGGGGCCATAATCAGAACGACAAGAGCGGCGGAAGGAAGTGGCTCCCGAAGCTCATCGCCTGGGAGCTTACGAGGTCATGCAACCTCGATTGCATACACTGCAGGGCGGCGGCCAGGTTCGGCCCCTACCCCAACGAGCTCACTACCGAGGAGTGTTTCAAGTTCCTCGACGACGTGGCCTCGTTCTCGAACCCCATAATGATAATGACCGGCGGCGAGCCCATGCTCCGGGACGACATCTGGGACATTGCCAAGTACGGCACCAAGCTGGGCTTGAGGATGGTCATGGCCCCTTGCGGCTTCCTCGTGACCGAGGAGACCGCCAGGAAGATGATAGAGTCCGGCATACAGCGCGTTAGCTTCTCCATAGACGGCGCGACCGCCGAAAGCCACGACAACTTCAGGCGCGTTCCGGGCGCGTTCGCGAGCGTCATGACCGCCATCGAGAACGTAAAGAAGGTCGGCCTCCCGTTCCAGGTAAATACCACCATCACCAGGCACAACCTGGCTGAGCTTCCGAAGATACTCGAGCTCGTAATATCGCTCGGGGCGGTCGCGCACCACCCGTTCCTCCTGGTGCCCACCGGCAGGGGCGCGCAATTGAAAGACCAGGAGATATCCCCGGAGGAGTACGAGAAGTCCCTTTCCTGGTTCTACGAGATGAGGGACAGGGTGCCGCTCCAGTTCAAGCCCACCTGCGCCCCGCATTATTACAGGATATTCAGGCAGAAGGAGCGCGAGAAGGGCGTAACCGTAACGCCCGAGACCCACGGCCTCGACGCCATGAGCAAGGGGTGCATGGGAGGGCAGTCCTTCGCCTTCGTCTCCAATACCGGCAAGGTACAGATATGCGGCTTCCTTGACGTCGAGTGCGGGGACATAAGGAAGGAGCCCTTCCATGTCGTATGGGACAACTCCAAGGTCTTCCAGGAGATGAGGGCCTGGGACGACTATAACGGCAGGTGCGGCTACTGCGAGTTCAGGAAGGTCTGCGGCGGGTGCAGGGCAAGGGCCTTCGCCTTTACCGGGGACTACATGGACGAGGAGCCGTTCTGCACCTATCAGCCCTCTGACGCCGCGAAGAAGGCGCACGCGGAGCGTCACGGCGAAAAGGTCTGA